One stretch of Alphaproteobacteria bacterium DNA includes these proteins:
- a CDS encoding porin family protein yields the protein MKKSLAILAAATALTTASASDSFAKDFEGFYAGLGIGLTSMKGEAKATSTNAKADLGSSGLAGSIFGGYGKMTSDKFYVGGELDIGLDSGTSTSSNGNTSGAYFKASRGLLYSAFVRGGVIVAPKTLAFLKLGVRYSKFRLSASDGTGFEKKEKGKYAFVPGVGIETMVSDKISVRADYTYAFFSEIKSDEGKFTPRVSTFLVGAAYKF from the coding sequence ATGAAAAAGTCACTTGCTATTTTAGCAGCTGCAACGGCTCTTACAACAGCTTCTGCTTCAGACTCCTTCGCAAAGGATTTTGAGGGTTTTTATGCTGGTCTTGGTATTGGTCTTACCTCAATGAAAGGTGAAGCTAAGGCTACGAGCACGAATGCAAAAGCAGATTTGGGATCATCAGGACTTGCTGGAAGCATTTTTGGTGGATACGGTAAAATGACCAGCGACAAGTTCTATGTTGGTGGTGAACTTGACATCGGACTTGATTCAGGTACCTCTACTTCATCAAATGGAAATACAAGCGGTGCTTACTTCAAGGCAAGCCGAGGTCTTCTGTATTCTGCGTTTGTTCGCGGTGGTGTAATAGTTGCGCCTAAGACACTTGCTTTCCTTAAGCTTGGTGTTCGTTACAGCAAATTTAGACTTAGCGCTTCTGATGGAACAGGATTTGAGAAAAAAGAAAAAGGTAAGTATGCCTTTGTACCTGGTGTAGGAATCGAGACAATGGTAAGTGATAAAATCTCCGTTCGTGCCGATTATACTTATGCTTTCTTCTCAGAAATCAAAAGTGACGAAGGAAAGTTCACGCCTCGCGTAAGCACGTTCCTTGTTGGAGCAGCTTACAAGTTCTAG
- a CDS encoding glutamate--tRNA ligase, translating to MTESRPLLTRFAPSPTGYLHVGNIRMALINWLFAHHNGGKFLLRMDDTDPERSEKKYASAIEKDLNWLGLNWDVFARQSDRFDRYNKAIEHLKNTGRLYPCYETPEELTFKRKRLLAQGKPPIYDRAALKLSDQEKQDFENQGRTAHWRLLLEAKTIHWEDLVCGSMTFEGKNLTDPVLVKTDGQPIYTLATIVDDMELGVTHIIRGEDHLTNTAIQLQLIEALGGNPDAFTFAHLPLLTRMNGNPISKRDQTSKHGQSLNICDLREEGIAAMPLNSLLAKLGTSDPIELYQDMTKLIDTFDIHKFARSTQKFDEETLFSLNAKLLHHMPFEKAASLINEPSLTQEFWEVIRGNLDNLEEIKIWQKVCFDNMTPVVNPEDADYIKQAFNQLPKAPWDENTWKTWTQELKKETGRKGRALFLPLRQAITGHDHGPEMKDLLPIIGYERTKERLQIGIDA from the coding sequence GTGACAGAATCGCGCCCTCTTCTCACCCGATTTGCCCCGAGCCCAACTGGATACCTCCACGTGGGTAATATTCGGATGGCCCTCATTAACTGGCTTTTCGCCCACCATAATGGGGGAAAGTTCCTGCTACGCATGGATGATACTGATCCTGAGCGCTCAGAGAAAAAATATGCTTCCGCCATTGAAAAAGATCTCAACTGGCTTGGCTTAAATTGGGATGTGTTCGCCCGTCAATCGGATCGTTTCGACCGCTATAACAAAGCTATAGAACATCTCAAGAACACAGGCCGCCTTTACCCATGCTATGAAACGCCCGAAGAACTAACCTTTAAACGAAAGCGCCTATTGGCCCAAGGGAAACCTCCCATATACGACCGTGCTGCCCTTAAGTTATCTGATCAAGAGAAACAAGATTTTGAGAACCAAGGACGCACAGCCCATTGGCGACTTTTGCTGGAAGCAAAAACCATTCATTGGGAAGACCTTGTGTGTGGTTCCATGACTTTTGAGGGAAAAAACCTCACAGACCCTGTTCTTGTTAAAACTGATGGCCAACCCATTTATACGCTAGCAACTATTGTGGATGATATGGAGCTAGGCGTTACCCATATTATTCGAGGAGAAGACCATCTCACCAATACGGCCATTCAGCTCCAGCTCATAGAGGCTCTCGGAGGCAATCCTGACGCATTTACCTTTGCGCACCTCCCTCTTCTTACTAGAATGAATGGTAATCCTATTAGTAAACGTGATCAAACCTCCAAACACGGTCAAAGCCTGAATATCTGTGACCTCCGAGAAGAAGGCATTGCAGCTATGCCTCTCAACAGCCTTTTAGCCAAATTGGGAACGTCAGATCCTATAGAACTATATCAAGACATGACAAAGCTAATTGATACTTTTGATATTCATAAGTTTGCCCGGTCTACACAAAAATTTGACGAAGAAACCCTCTTTTCCCTCAATGCTAAACTTCTCCATCACATGCCTTTTGAAAAGGCCGCAAGCCTCATTAATGAGCCGTCTCTCACACAAGAATTCTGGGAGGTCATTCGGGGAAATCTAGACAATCTGGAAGAAATTAAGATATGGCAAAAAGTCTGCTTTGATAATATGACGCCTGTCGTAAATCCTGAGGATGCAGATTACATTAAACAAGCCTTCAACCAGCTCCCCAAAGCCCCCTGGGACGAAAATACGTGGAAAACTTGGACGCAAGAGCTTAAAAAAGAAACCGGTCGAAAAGGGCGTGCCCTCTTCCTCCCCCTTCGACAGGCTATTACTGGGCATGATCATGGCCCCGAAATGAAAGATCTATTGCCAATAATTGGATATGAACGTACTAAAGAACGCCTCCAAATAGGAATCGATGCATAG
- a CDS encoding cysteine--tRNA ligase: MTDSTITPKFYNTLTLREEPFIPLDPENVRMYVCGPTVYDYAHIGNARPAVIFDTLYRFFKILYPKVTYVRNITDVDDKIIKASEETKESIEDITKRTTQAYHDDMAALNTLLPDIQPKATEHILEMIQMIKILVDKGHAYEAEGHVLFSVSSDPSYGCLSHRNRKEMIAGARVEVASYKKNPADFVLWKPSSDDVPGWGSPWGRGRPGWHIECSAMSQKYLGNTFDIHGGGQDLIFPHHENELAQSTCAHSGAPFARYWLHNGYLTIRGEKMSKSLGNFRTVHELLEHVPGEVIRYALLSAHYRQPLDWSEDSILQAKASLDRLYTVLRQFDHQKPDPSSEPSQKLQKALADDLGTPQALAHLHALATNFNKSKNEKEKAEIHQMLLRDGQLLGLLEKKPEQWFKDLPQSHNGLHEEEIEKLITARETARGQKDFAEADRIRKELESNGISLEDTPSGTLWRHTG, encoded by the coding sequence ATGACTGACTCCACGATCACACCAAAATTTTATAACACCCTAACTTTGCGGGAAGAACCCTTCATCCCCCTGGATCCAGAGAATGTTAGGATGTACGTATGCGGCCCCACGGTCTATGACTATGCCCATATTGGAAACGCTAGACCCGCCGTGATCTTTGATACCCTCTATCGGTTTTTTAAAATTCTTTACCCAAAGGTTACCTACGTCCGAAATATCACCGATGTAGATGATAAAATTATCAAAGCTTCTGAGGAGACGAAAGAATCCATCGAGGATATTACAAAACGCACCACACAAGCCTATCATGATGACATGGCAGCCCTGAATACGTTACTACCGGACATCCAGCCAAAAGCCACTGAACATATCCTGGAAATGATCCAAATGATCAAAATCCTTGTGGATAAAGGTCACGCTTACGAAGCTGAAGGGCACGTTCTTTTCAGTGTCTCTTCGGACCCATCCTATGGCTGTCTCTCCCACAGGAACCGCAAAGAAATGATTGCAGGCGCCCGTGTTGAGGTCGCCTCCTATAAGAAAAACCCTGCCGATTTCGTTTTGTGGAAGCCCTCAAGCGATGATGTGCCCGGATGGGGAAGCCCCTGGGGTCGAGGTCGCCCCGGCTGGCACATTGAATGCTCAGCTATGAGCCAAAAATACCTCGGCAACACTTTCGATATTCACGGCGGCGGACAGGATCTTATTTTCCCCCATCACGAGAATGAGCTGGCTCAAAGCACCTGCGCCCACAGTGGAGCTCCTTTTGCTCGCTATTGGCTACACAACGGATACCTAACCATCCGTGGAGAAAAAATGTCCAAATCTCTTGGCAATTTCCGCACGGTTCACGAACTTTTGGAACATGTACCAGGAGAAGTCATCCGCTATGCCCTCCTTTCCGCCCATTATCGGCAACCTCTGGACTGGTCCGAAGACAGTATCTTGCAAGCAAAAGCGAGTTTAGACCGACTCTATACGGTATTACGTCAATTCGACCATCAAAAGCCCGATCCCAGTAGCGAACCCTCACAAAAACTGCAAAAAGCCCTAGCTGATGATTTGGGTACGCCTCAAGCGCTGGCCCACCTCCACGCGTTGGCCACAAACTTCAATAAGTCCAAGAACGAAAAAGAAAAAGCTGAAATTCACCAAATGCTCCTAAGGGACGGACAACTTCTCGGCCTTCTGGAGAAAAAACCAGAACAGTGGTTTAAGGATCTCCCCCAAAGCCACAATGGTCTCCATGAAGAAGAAATTGAAAAATTGATTACGGCTCGTGAAACCGCCAGAGGCCAAAAGGACTTTGCAGAAGCTGACCGGATTCGCAAAGAACTGGAAAGCAATGGGATCTCCCTAGAGGACACGCCATCTGGAACCCTCTGGCGACACACAGGATAA
- a CDS encoding RNA methyltransferase — MPKGTKQPPVVILVDPAHDGNIGSTARAMCNFGLKDLRLVRPKENWLTLFTRQMASGANEILHNVKIFESTQDAVSDINRLYASTARPRDMIKPVVTPNQAAIEMCQASDDGEKVGILFGTEVSGLVNEDVVLADSIIQINLSPDFPSLNLAQAVLLISYEWFQKATTTLRPDRFLRRGKTPPATQEDLMGFYGHLEGELDKSYFWRTPEKRPDMIRSIRNIFGRSQLTHQEIQTLRGIITALVHHRWREKN, encoded by the coding sequence ATGCCCAAGGGAACTAAGCAGCCTCCTGTCGTAATATTGGTGGACCCAGCCCATGATGGGAATATTGGATCCACGGCCCGAGCCATGTGCAATTTTGGCCTAAAAGATCTTCGGTTAGTCCGACCAAAAGAAAACTGGCTCACCCTTTTCACTCGACAAATGGCTTCTGGTGCCAACGAAATTCTGCACAATGTGAAGATTTTCGAATCAACCCAGGACGCAGTATCAGATATAAACCGCCTATATGCTTCTACGGCAAGGCCTCGTGATATGATCAAGCCTGTTGTTACCCCGAATCAAGCCGCCATAGAAATGTGTCAGGCTTCAGATGACGGTGAGAAAGTTGGGATCCTCTTTGGGACAGAAGTTTCCGGACTGGTGAACGAGGATGTGGTGCTCGCCGATAGTATCATCCAGATTAACCTGAGCCCTGACTTTCCCTCCCTCAACCTAGCCCAAGCTGTTCTCTTGATCTCCTATGAATGGTTTCAAAAGGCCACAACCACCCTCCGACCAGACCGTTTCCTTCGTCGAGGAAAAACGCCTCCTGCCACCCAAGAAGATTTGATGGGCTTTTACGGTCACTTAGAAGGTGAACTAGACAAGTCTTATTTCTGGCGCACACCTGAGAAACGCCCCGACATGATTCGAAGCATCCGGAATATTTTTGGCCGCAGTCAATTAACCCATCAGGAAATCCAAACCCTCCGAGGCATAATTACAGCCCTCGTCCATCATCGGTGGCGTGAAAAAAATTAG
- the rpsD gene encoding 30S ribosomal protein S4, with the protein MSKRLESKYKINRRLGVNLWGRPKSPLNKRDYGPGQHGPTRRRKISDYGLQLNAKQKLRGHYGNITERQFRKIYAEAVRRRGDTGENLVGLLEHRLDAVVYRLKFVPTVFSARQFVNHGHVLVNGKKVNIPSYRLQVGDVVEVKEKSKTLDIVMVASQSPEREIPDYLELDTKKFKGTLLRTPKLEDVPYPCQMEPNLVIEYYSR; encoded by the coding sequence ATGTCAAAACGCCTCGAGTCAAAGTACAAAATTAACCGCCGCCTAGGCGTAAATCTTTGGGGTCGCCCCAAGAGTCCTTTGAATAAAAGAGATTATGGACCCGGACAGCATGGCCCTACCCGTCGTAGAAAGATTTCCGACTATGGGCTTCAGTTGAACGCAAAGCAAAAACTTCGTGGCCACTATGGCAACATTACAGAGCGTCAGTTCCGCAAAATTTATGCCGAAGCCGTTCGTCGCAGAGGTGACACGGGAGAAAACTTGGTAGGCCTCCTAGAGCATCGCTTGGATGCCGTTGTCTATCGTTTAAAGTTTGTCCCCACGGTATTTTCAGCCCGTCAATTCGTCAACCACGGCCACGTCCTTGTGAACGGAAAAAAGGTCAATATTCCTTCCTACCGCTTGCAAGTTGGAGATGTTGTCGAGGTTAAGGAAAAGTCAAAGACCCTGGATATAGTCATGGTCGCATCTCAATCTCCCGAGAGAGAAATTCCAGACTACCTAGAGCTGGACACTAAAAAATTCAAAGGAACGCTTTTAAGAACACCAAAGCTAGAGGATGTTCCTTACCCATGTCAGATGGAACCGAACCTGGTTATTGAGTACTACTCTCGATAG